One Streptomyces sp. B21-105 genomic region harbors:
- a CDS encoding ABC transporter ATP-binding protein, producing the protein MTAPTTSSPTTDDDGPRDARPQAAQDPFDKDVLPTAPGATGALLRSLLAPMRARVALTTLLLLLQQAAVQAGPLLVAYAIDRAVPALRADDDGPLVAVGAGYLLCAVASGGLQYAFLLASARVNQDVLLDLRGRIFRHAQALSLDFHERYTSGRLISRSTSDVEALRELLEEGLQELVTVALSFLFISAMLLWLDLGLGAVAVASFVPLYGLVRVYQRRAGRVFTARSTAIAAVIVKFVETMNGIRPVRAFRREAVNDTGFRALNRRHERRNGDALLEMARYVVGSRLVANTAVAAIVLWGAMRVADGSLELGVLAAAVLYLRRLYDPIDRLGMFLNSYQSAAASLEKIAGLLAQTPSVPEPSAPRELPAARDELPGREVVFDGVSFGYRTGGEVLPRFDLTLPAGQTVAVVGSTGAGKSTLAKLLARFYDPSEGRVLLDGVDLRELAMPELRRGVVMVTQEAFLFSGTVAENIAIGRPEASREEIERAAKAIGAHEFVSALPDGYDTDVRKRGGRISAGQRQLVAFARALLADPAVLILDEATSSLDVPGERAVQAAMATVLKGRTAVVIAHRLSTVEIADRVLVMEHGRIVEDGGPAELIAGTGRFADLHRAWRDSLA; encoded by the coding sequence ATGACCGCCCCCACGACGTCCTCCCCCACGACCGACGACGACGGACCGCGGGACGCGCGCCCGCAGGCCGCGCAGGATCCCTTCGACAAGGACGTCCTGCCCACCGCGCCCGGCGCCACCGGCGCGCTGCTGCGTTCGCTGCTGGCTCCGATGCGGGCGCGCGTCGCCCTCACCACGCTCCTGCTGCTGCTCCAGCAGGCGGCGGTGCAGGCGGGCCCGCTGCTGGTGGCGTACGCCATCGACCGTGCCGTGCCGGCGCTGCGGGCCGACGACGACGGACCGCTGGTCGCGGTGGGCGCCGGCTACCTGCTGTGCGCGGTGGCGTCCGGCGGGCTGCAGTACGCGTTCCTGCTCGCCTCCGCCCGCGTCAACCAGGACGTGCTGCTCGACCTGCGCGGCCGGATCTTCCGGCATGCGCAGGCGCTGAGCCTCGACTTCCACGAGCGCTACACCTCGGGCCGGCTCATCTCCCGCTCCACCAGCGATGTGGAGGCCCTGCGCGAGCTCCTCGAAGAGGGTCTCCAGGAACTCGTGACGGTCGCGCTGTCCTTCCTGTTCATCTCCGCGATGCTGCTCTGGCTGGACCTCGGCCTGGGCGCCGTCGCGGTCGCGTCGTTCGTGCCGCTGTACGGCCTCGTCCGGGTCTACCAGCGGCGCGCGGGACGGGTGTTCACGGCCCGCTCGACGGCGATCGCGGCCGTGATCGTGAAGTTCGTGGAGACGATGAACGGCATCCGGCCGGTGCGCGCGTTCCGTCGCGAGGCCGTCAACGACACCGGTTTCCGGGCCTTGAACCGGCGGCACGAGCGCCGGAACGGGGACGCGCTGCTGGAGATGGCGCGGTACGTCGTCGGGTCGCGGCTGGTCGCGAACACGGCGGTCGCGGCGATCGTGCTGTGGGGCGCCATGCGGGTCGCGGACGGCTCGCTGGAGCTGGGTGTGCTGGCGGCGGCGGTGCTGTACCTGCGGCGGCTGTACGACCCGATCGACCGGCTCGGCATGTTCCTCAACTCCTACCAGTCGGCGGCCGCGTCGCTGGAGAAGATCGCGGGGCTGCTGGCGCAGACGCCGTCCGTGCCGGAGCCGTCGGCCCCGCGGGAACTGCCCGCGGCGCGGGATGAACTCCCCGGCCGGGAGGTCGTCTTCGACGGGGTCTCCTTCGGTTACCGCACGGGCGGCGAGGTCCTCCCCCGCTTCGACCTCACGCTTCCCGCCGGGCAGACGGTCGCCGTGGTCGGCTCGACCGGCGCCGGCAAGTCCACGCTGGCCAAGCTGCTCGCCCGCTTCTACGACCCCTCCGAGGGCCGGGTGCTACTGGACGGGGTGGACCTACGCGAGCTGGCGATGCCCGAACTGCGGCGCGGGGTGGTGATGGTGACGCAGGAGGCGTTCCTGTTCTCCGGCACGGTCGCCGAGAACATCGCCATCGGACGGCCGGAGGCGTCCCGGGAGGAGATCGAGCGGGCCGCGAAGGCGATCGGCGCGCACGAGTTCGTCAGCGCCCTGCCCGACGGCTACGACACCGACGTACGCAAGCGCGGCGGCCGCATCTCCGCGGGCCAGCGTCAACTGGTCGCGTTCGCACGGGCGTTGCTCGCCGACCCGGCGGTGCTGATCCTCGACGAGGCGACCAGCTCGCTGGACGTCCCGGGTGAGCGGGCGGTGCAGGCGGCGATGGCCACGGTGCTGAAGGGCCGCACGGCGGTGGTGATCGCGCACCGGCTGTCGACCGTGGAGATCGCCGACCGGGTGCTCGTCATGGAGCACGGCCGGATCGTCGAGGACGGCGGCCCGGCCGAACTCATCGCGGGCACCGGCCGGTTCGCGGATCTGCACCGCGCCTGGCGGGACAGCCTGGCGTGA
- a CDS encoding M4 family metallopeptidase produces the protein MLSSSPSRRRTPHSPSRRVAAVALVGVSALIAAAVQSGAATAASQKAPQATGKANPGAESVRLTPAQRAALIRDADAGKSATAKKLGLGAKEALVVRDIVKDADGTLHTRYERTYGGLPVLGGDLVVETAKSGATERVTLATRAAVEVASLTPTIAAAKAEKQALSLAKADGAANADTNRAPRKVIWAANGTPVLAYETVVGGLQEDGTPNELHVITDATTGQKLYEYQGIETGTGNTMYSGTVTLGTTQSGSTYNLTDGARGNHKTYNLNRGSSGTGTLFSGPDDVWGTGAASNAETAGADAHYGAALTWDYYKNVHGRNGIKGDGVGAYSRVHYGSNYVNAFWSDSCFCMTYGDGSGNTHPLTAIDVAGHEMTHGVTSNTAGLNYSGESGGLNEATSDIFGTSVEFYAQNSSDVGDYLIGEEIDINGDGTPLRYMDKPSKDGASKDSWYSGIGGVDVHYSSGPANHFFYLLSEGSGAKVINGVSYNSSTSDGLPVTGIGRDKAEKIWFRALTTKFTTTTNYAGARTGTLAAAGELYGTTSTEYKAVQDAWAGVAVGARSGGGGGGGTSFENTADVSIPDNGAAVNSSITVSGRTGNAPSNLAVAVDIVHTYIGDLRVQLIAPDGTAYTLKAYGTGGSTDNLSTTYTVNASSEVANGVWQLRVQDNAAQDTGYINSWKLTFP, from the coding sequence GTGTTGAGCAGCAGTCCCTCTCGCAGACGCACCCCCCACAGCCCCTCCCGTCGCGTCGCGGCCGTCGCCCTCGTCGGCGTCTCCGCGCTCATAGCCGCCGCCGTGCAGTCCGGCGCCGCGACCGCCGCCTCCCAGAAGGCACCGCAGGCGACGGGCAAGGCCAATCCGGGCGCCGAGTCGGTGCGCCTCACCCCCGCCCAGCGGGCCGCGCTGATCCGCGACGCGGACGCCGGCAAGTCGGCGACCGCCAAGAAGCTCGGCCTCGGCGCCAAGGAGGCGCTCGTCGTCCGTGACATCGTCAAGGACGCCGACGGCACCCTGCACACCCGCTACGAGCGCACCTACGGCGGGCTCCCGGTCCTCGGCGGCGACCTGGTCGTCGAGACCGCGAAGTCCGGCGCCACCGAGCGCGTCACCCTGGCCACCCGGGCCGCCGTCGAGGTCGCCTCGCTGACGCCCACGATCGCGGCGGCGAAGGCGGAGAAGCAGGCGCTGAGCCTCGCCAAGGCCGACGGCGCCGCGAACGCGGACACCAACCGCGCGCCGCGCAAGGTGATCTGGGCGGCGAACGGCACCCCGGTCCTCGCCTACGAGACCGTCGTCGGCGGGCTCCAGGAGGACGGCACCCCGAACGAACTGCACGTCATCACCGACGCGACGACCGGTCAGAAGCTCTACGAGTACCAGGGCATCGAGACCGGCACCGGCAACACGATGTACAGCGGCACGGTGACGCTCGGCACCACGCAGTCGGGGTCGACGTACAACCTGACCGACGGCGCGCGCGGCAACCACAAGACGTACAACCTCAACCGGGGCAGCTCCGGCACCGGAACGCTCTTCTCCGGCCCGGACGACGTGTGGGGCACCGGCGCCGCGTCGAACGCGGAGACCGCGGGCGCGGACGCGCACTACGGCGCGGCCCTCACCTGGGACTACTACAAGAACGTGCACGGCCGCAACGGCATCAAGGGCGACGGCGTGGGCGCGTACTCACGCGTGCACTACGGCAGCAACTACGTCAACGCGTTCTGGTCGGACAGCTGCTTCTGCATGACGTACGGCGACGGCTCGGGCAACACCCACCCGCTGACGGCCATCGACGTGGCCGGCCACGAGATGACGCACGGCGTCACCTCGAACACGGCCGGGCTGAACTACTCCGGCGAGTCCGGCGGCCTCAACGAGGCGACCTCGGACATCTTCGGCACCTCGGTCGAGTTCTACGCCCAGAACTCGTCGGACGTCGGTGACTACCTCATCGGCGAGGAGATCGACATCAACGGCGACGGCACGCCGCTGCGGTACATGGACAAGCCGAGCAAGGACGGCGCGTCCAAGGACAGCTGGTACTCCGGCATCGGCGGGGTCGACGTGCACTACTCGTCGGGCCCGGCCAACCACTTCTTCTACCTGCTGAGCGAGGGCAGCGGCGCCAAGGTCATCAACGGCGTCAGCTACAACTCGTCCACCTCGGACGGCCTCCCGGTCACCGGCATCGGCCGTGACAAGGCGGAGAAGATCTGGTTCCGCGCGCTGACCACGAAGTTCACCACGACCACCAACTACGCGGGGGCCCGCACCGGCACCCTGGCGGCGGCCGGTGAGCTGTACGGCACCACCTCCACCGAGTACAAGGCGGTGCAGGACGCTTGGGCCGGCGTCGCGGTGGGCGCGCGTTCGGGCGGCGGCGGGGGTGGCGGCACCTCCTTCGAGAACACGGCCGACGTATCGATTCCGGACAACGGTGCGGCGGTCAACTCGTCGATCACCGTCTCCGGCCGCACCGGCAACGCGCCGTCGAACCTGGCGGTGGCGGTCGACATCGTGCACACCTACATCGGCGACCTCCGGGTGCAGCTGATCGCCCCCGACGGCACGGCCTACACGCTGAAGGCGTACGGCACCGGCGGCAGCACGGACAACCTCAGCACCACGTACACGGTGAACGCCTCCTCCGAGGTCGCCAACGGTGTCTGGCAGTTGAGGGTCCAGGACAACGCGGCCCAGGACACCGGCTACATCAACAGCTGGAAGCTCACCTTCCCGTAG
- a CDS encoding ABC transporter ATP-binding protein, with protein MAETRATTPDRTPDRSAVRSLLRLWPYVRPVRLRLFAAAFVAVLASCAGLVIPLVLKWMVDGPVADGDTAGVWLGALCLLLLGFTEALLFGMRRWLVARPLAHVEAEMRADLYGRLQRLPVAFHDRWPSGQLLSRATADLGLVRMFLAFPLTFLLVNSVTIVFGVVIMLVQDWQLGLVILGPAVPVVVMCLYFERRYALVARRAQDQVGDLTTVVEESVLGIRIIKGFGRHRSQARAFRALSSTLRGTELDKARLLATIWAVIVTLPELAIGAALVLGAVQVADGELSAGTLVAFLSTALALRWPVDSIGFLLAMSQEAATATERYFEVMDEEPERDTVVRAAPAADRGLRFDGVTFRYPDADPGSRPTLEGVDLHIRPGESMALVGATGSGKTTLTALVPRLHEATAGRITLDGEDVTAMPREELRARVAVAFEEPTLFSASVGENVLMGADDRAGAVELERALDVAQAGFVQTLPQGVDTQVGEQGLSLSGGQRQRLALARAVVGRPRFLVLDDPLSALDVHTEAAVEAALRQVLADTTALIVAHRPSTVLLADRVALLSGGRIAAVGTHQELLRDHPEYAHLMSGTGRQEDDR; from the coding sequence ATGGCCGAGACACGTGCAACCACCCCCGACCGCACCCCCGACCGCTCCGCCGTGCGCTCCCTGCTGCGCCTGTGGCCGTACGTCAGACCCGTGCGGCTGCGGCTGTTCGCGGCCGCGTTCGTCGCCGTGCTCGCCTCGTGCGCCGGGCTGGTGATCCCCCTCGTCCTGAAGTGGATGGTGGACGGTCCGGTGGCCGACGGGGACACCGCCGGGGTCTGGCTGGGCGCGCTCTGCCTGCTGCTCCTCGGGTTCACCGAGGCGCTGCTGTTCGGGATGCGGCGCTGGCTGGTGGCGCGTCCGCTGGCGCACGTCGAGGCGGAGATGCGGGCGGATCTGTACGGGCGGCTGCAGCGGCTGCCGGTGGCGTTCCACGACCGGTGGCCGTCGGGGCAGCTGCTGTCCCGGGCGACGGCCGATCTGGGGCTTGTGCGCATGTTCCTCGCGTTCCCGCTGACGTTCCTGCTGGTCAACTCGGTCACGATCGTGTTCGGCGTCGTCATCATGCTGGTCCAGGACTGGCAGCTGGGGCTGGTCATCCTCGGGCCGGCCGTACCCGTCGTCGTGATGTGCCTGTACTTCGAGCGCCGGTACGCGCTCGTGGCGCGGCGGGCGCAGGACCAGGTCGGGGATCTGACGACGGTGGTCGAGGAGAGCGTCCTCGGAATCCGGATCATCAAAGGCTTCGGCCGGCACCGCAGCCAGGCGCGCGCCTTCCGCGCGCTGTCGTCGACCCTGCGCGGCACCGAACTGGACAAGGCACGGCTGCTGGCCACCATCTGGGCCGTCATCGTGACGCTGCCCGAACTGGCGATCGGGGCCGCGCTGGTGCTGGGGGCGGTGCAGGTGGCGGACGGCGAGCTGTCCGCGGGCACCCTGGTCGCCTTCCTGTCCACCGCTCTCGCGCTGCGCTGGCCGGTGGACTCCATCGGGTTCCTGCTGGCGATGAGCCAGGAGGCGGCGACGGCCACGGAACGGTACTTCGAGGTGATGGACGAGGAGCCGGAGCGGGACACCGTCGTGCGGGCGGCCCCGGCGGCCGACCGCGGGCTGCGCTTCGACGGCGTCACCTTCCGCTACCCGGACGCCGACCCCGGCTCCCGGCCCACCCTCGAGGGCGTCGACCTGCACATCCGGCCCGGTGAGTCGATGGCCCTGGTCGGGGCGACGGGCAGTGGGAAGACCACCCTCACGGCCCTCGTGCCCCGGCTGCACGAGGCGACGGCGGGGCGCATCACCCTGGACGGCGAGGACGTCACCGCGATGCCCCGCGAGGAGCTCCGCGCGCGGGTCGCCGTCGCCTTCGAGGAGCCGACCCTGTTCTCCGCGAGCGTCGGGGAGAACGTCCTCATGGGCGCCGACGACCGGGCGGGCGCCGTCGAACTGGAACGGGCGCTGGACGTGGCGCAGGCCGGGTTCGTGCAGACGCTGCCACAGGGCGTCGACACCCAGGTCGGCGAGCAGGGGCTCAGCCTCTCCGGCGGACAGCGGCAGCGGCTCGCGCTGGCCAGAGCCGTGGTCGGCCGGCCCCGCTTCCTCGTCCTGGACGACCCGCTGTCCGCGCTGGACGTGCACACCGAGGCCGCCGTGGAGGCCGCGCTGCGGCAGGTCCTCGCCGACACCACCGCGCTGATCGTCGCCCACCGCCCGTCCACCGTCCTCCTCGCCGACCGGGTGGCGCTGCTGTCCGGCGGCCGGATCGCCGCGGTGGGCACCCACCAGGAACTGCTGCGCGACCACCCCGAGTACGCCCACCTCATGTCAGGAACCGGCCGCCAGGAGGACGACCGATGA
- a CDS encoding M4 family metallopeptidase: MTSLYARHKRTTLAIATAVAAGALVTTGLTTGSAAAPADSGARAALQGAPVQLSAAARTTLIRQQQSDATATAKSIGLGAQEKLVVKDVVKDVDGTVHTRYERTYAGLPVLGGDLVVHKAPSGAQSVTKAVAATIKVSTLTPQVATAKVQKQALTAAKAAGSEATAADQAPRKVIWAGNGTPTLAYETVVGGLQDDGTPSRLHVITDATTGKKLYEHQAIETGSGKSLYSGTVTLNTTKSGSTYNLTDGTRGGHKTYNKARSTSSSAGTLFTDADDAWGTGTASSSSSDQTAAVDAAYGAQMTWDFYKSTFNRSGIRNDGKAAYSRVHYGNAYVNAFWDDDCFCMTYGDGEGNVNPLTSLDVAGHEMSHGLTSVTAGLEYSGDAGGLNEATSDIFGTGVEFFANNAADKGDYLIGEKIDINGDGTPLRYMDKPSKDGGSRDYWSSSVSGLDPHYSSGPANHFFYLLAEGSGAKTINGVSYNSPTSNGSTVTGIGRAKALQIWYKALTTYFTSTTTYKGARTGTLSAASSLYGGTGSTEYKAVAAAWSAINVN; encoded by the coding sequence GTGACCTCCCTCTACGCGCGTCACAAGCGCACCACTCTGGCCATCGCCACCGCCGTCGCGGCCGGAGCCCTGGTCACCACCGGCCTGACCACCGGTAGCGCCGCCGCCCCGGCGGACTCCGGCGCGCGGGCCGCCCTGCAGGGCGCCCCGGTCCAGCTGTCCGCCGCGGCCCGCACCACGCTGATCCGGCAGCAGCAGTCCGACGCGACCGCGACCGCGAAGTCGATAGGCCTCGGCGCCCAGGAGAAGCTGGTCGTCAAGGACGTCGTCAAGGACGTCGACGGCACCGTCCACACCCGCTACGAGCGCACCTACGCAGGTCTGCCGGTCCTCGGCGGCGACCTGGTCGTGCACAAGGCCCCCTCCGGCGCCCAGAGCGTGACCAAGGCCGTCGCGGCCACCATCAAGGTGTCCACGCTCACCCCGCAGGTCGCCACCGCCAAGGTCCAGAAGCAGGCGCTCACCGCCGCCAAGGCCGCCGGCTCCGAGGCCACCGCCGCCGACCAGGCCCCCCGCAAGGTGATCTGGGCCGGCAACGGCACCCCGACGCTCGCCTACGAGACGGTCGTCGGCGGCCTCCAGGACGACGGCACCCCGAGCAGGCTGCACGTCATCACCGACGCCACCACCGGCAAGAAGCTCTACGAGCACCAGGCCATCGAGACCGGCAGCGGCAAGAGCCTCTACTCGGGCACGGTCACCCTCAACACGACCAAGTCGGGCTCGACGTACAACCTGACCGACGGCACGCGCGGCGGGCACAAGACCTACAACAAGGCGCGCAGCACGTCCTCCTCCGCCGGCACCCTGTTCACCGACGCGGACGACGCGTGGGGCACCGGCACGGCCTCCAGCTCCTCCAGCGACCAGACCGCGGCCGTGGACGCCGCCTACGGCGCGCAGATGACCTGGGACTTCTACAAGAGCACCTTCAACCGCAGCGGCATCCGCAACGACGGCAAGGCCGCCTACTCCCGCGTGCACTACGGCAACGCCTACGTCAACGCCTTCTGGGACGACGACTGCTTCTGCATGACGTACGGCGACGGCGAGGGCAACGTCAACCCGCTGACGTCGCTGGACGTGGCCGGCCACGAGATGAGCCACGGTCTGACCTCGGTCACCGCGGGTCTCGAGTACTCGGGTGACGCCGGCGGTCTGAACGAGGCCACCTCCGACATCTTCGGCACCGGCGTCGAGTTCTTCGCCAACAACGCGGCCGACAAGGGCGACTACCTCATCGGCGAGAAGATCGACATCAACGGCGACGGCACCCCGCTGCGCTACATGGACAAGCCGAGCAAGGACGGCGGCTCCAGGGACTACTGGTCCTCCTCCGTGTCCGGCCTCGACCCGCACTACTCGTCGGGCCCGGCGAACCACTTCTTCTACCTGCTGGCCGAGGGCAGCGGCGCGAAGACGATCAACGGCGTGTCCTACAACTCGCCGACGTCCAACGGCTCCACGGTCACCGGCATCGGCCGCGCCAAGGCGCTTCAGATCTGGTACAAGG
- a CDS encoding ABC transporter ATP-binding protein, producing MTAEAPDDSHPATGRLPVAGRAEVRRAVWRLVRADRRAFAGALALNVLAAGAGLAGPWLLGRIIDEVRAGHGVAPVDRLAAAILVCAAAQLLLARWARYVGHRFGERTLARVREDFVGRALALPASVVERAGAGDLTTRGTADVAAVGTTLRDAGPELLVCTVQALFTLGAVFVIDPLLGVVGVLALTPIWFALRWYLRRARAGYLAQGAADSEVAEIVTATASGARTVEAFRLERRRTAANRDALEVARRTRFHTLYLRSVFFPVVETSYSLPVAGVLLLGGALHARGAMSLGAVVAATLYLRQFTEPLDQILVRVEQLQSSGASFARVEGLAGAPRSERDGGAAAPVPVDDRIDVTGVRYAYERGGEVLRGVDLTVRPGERLAVVGPSGAGKTTLSRLLAGVDAPSAGTVTVGGAPVAELAPETLRRQVVLVTQEHHVFIGTVRDNLLIAEPAADDARLWAALAAVGAADWVRELPGGLDAELGRGGGRTTDGSQAQQLALARVVLADPHTLILDEATALLDPTTARHTERALAAVLRGRTVIAIAHRLHTAHDADRVAVMQNGRLTELGTHEALVAGDGAYAALWRTWHGGP from the coding sequence ATGACGGCCGAGGCGCCGGACGACAGTCACCCGGCGACGGGCCGGCTGCCCGTCGCCGGGCGCGCCGAGGTGCGACGGGCGGTGTGGCGGCTGGTGCGGGCCGACCGGCGGGCGTTCGCCGGCGCGCTCGCCCTGAACGTGCTCGCCGCCGGCGCGGGCCTCGCCGGGCCGTGGCTGCTGGGGCGGATCATCGACGAGGTGCGGGCCGGGCACGGTGTCGCGCCGGTGGACCGGCTGGCGGCGGCGATCCTGGTGTGCGCGGCGGCGCAGTTGCTGCTGGCGCGCTGGGCGCGGTACGTGGGGCACCGGTTCGGCGAGCGCACGCTGGCGCGGGTCAGGGAGGATTTCGTCGGGCGGGCGCTCGCGTTGCCCGCGTCGGTCGTGGAGCGGGCCGGCGCCGGCGATCTGACCACCCGCGGCACCGCCGACGTGGCGGCCGTGGGCACGACCCTGCGGGACGCCGGACCCGAGCTGCTGGTGTGCACCGTCCAGGCGCTGTTCACGCTCGGCGCGGTGTTCGTGATCGACCCGCTGCTCGGTGTCGTCGGGGTGCTGGCGCTGACGCCGATCTGGTTCGCGCTGCGCTGGTATCTGCGGCGGGCGCGGGCCGGTTATCTGGCGCAGGGCGCGGCGGACTCCGAGGTCGCCGAGATCGTCACGGCGACGGCGTCCGGGGCGCGGACTGTGGAGGCGTTCCGGCTCGAGCGGCGGCGGACGGCGGCGAACCGGGACGCGCTGGAGGTCGCGCGTCGCACCCGTTTCCACACGCTGTACCTGCGCTCGGTGTTCTTCCCGGTGGTCGAGACGTCGTACTCGCTGCCGGTGGCGGGGGTGCTGCTGCTGGGCGGCGCGCTGCACGCGCGCGGGGCGATGAGTCTGGGCGCGGTGGTGGCGGCCACGCTGTATCTGCGGCAGTTCACCGAGCCGCTCGACCAGATCCTGGTGCGCGTCGAGCAACTGCAGAGCAGCGGGGCATCGTTCGCCCGGGTGGAGGGCCTGGCCGGCGCGCCGCGCTCGGAGCGGGACGGCGGGGCGGCGGCGCCGGTCCCGGTGGACGACCGGATCGACGTGACGGGCGTGCGGTACGCCTACGAGCGCGGCGGCGAGGTGCTGCGCGGGGTCGACCTGACGGTGCGGCCCGGGGAGCGGCTCGCGGTCGTCGGCCCGTCCGGGGCGGGCAAGACCACGCTGAGCCGGCTGCTGGCGGGCGTGGACGCGCCGAGCGCGGGCACGGTGACGGTGGGCGGCGCGCCGGTCGCCGAGCTGGCGCCCGAGACGCTGCGCCGGCAGGTCGTGCTGGTCACGCAGGAGCATCACGTCTTCATCGGCACGGTCCGCGACAACCTGCTGATCGCCGAACCCGCGGCGGACGACGCGCGGTTGTGGGCGGCGCTGGCCGCGGTGGGCGCGGCGGACTGGGTGCGGGAACTGCCGGGCGGTCTCGACGCCGAGCTGGGCCGCGGCGGCGGCCGTACGACGGACGGATCGCAGGCGCAGCAGCTCGCCTTGGCCCGGGTGGTGCTGGCGGACCCGCACACGCTGATCCTGGACGAGGCGACCGCGTTGCTGGATCCGACGACGGCCCGGCACACCGAGCGGGCCCTGGCGGCGGTGCTCCGGGGCCGGACGGTCATCGCCATCGCCCACCGGCTGCACACCGCCCACGACGCGGACCGGGTCGCCGTGATGCAAAACGGCCGTCTCACCGAACTCGGCACGCACGAGGCGCTGGTGGCGGGCGACGGCGCGTACGCGGCACTGTGGCGGACCTGGCACGGGGGGCCGTGA
- a CDS encoding ABC transporter ATP-binding protein: protein MIDPYEDPGTPDSRGGWAYLAWLVRCQPGRAAAGALLACLWMVLMAIAPYLLSRAVDDGLEPGDTAALAGWTAVLLAVGALNAWVSIMRHRTMTRLRMDAYFRTTKVVVGHAARLGAALPRRVGAGEVVTIGVGDVHTIAQSLTVVGPGVGSIVVYVFVAGLLLSVSPVLAAVVLLGMPVIAVLVGPLMARLQGTEAEYRERQGVLTARIGDLAGGLRVLNGLGGKGLFADSFGRDSQRLRAQGYRVGAVTSWMQALGVGLPTLFLAAVTWLAARLAAQGELTVGELVAVYGYVAVLVGPVAFLVDMGYQLSRGVVAARRVVRLLRTEPDPDTGTGDAPAEPSVLHDPESGVRVAPGRLTALAGGRHSEVTAVVDRLGRYGPSDVTWGGRRLDAVPLEQVRARVLVADHEADLFAGSLREAVCGRGTPSTAEVARAVRAAAADDIVQGLPEGLDSPVTAQGRSLSGGQRQRVRLVRALLADPEVLLAVEPTSALDAHTEAAVAERLHAYRAGRTTLVSSTSPLVLDRAETVHYLVDGKVAATGSHRDLLRREPGYRALVTRDADDTEEATR, encoded by the coding sequence ATGATCGACCCGTACGAGGATCCCGGCACGCCCGACAGCCGCGGTGGCTGGGCGTATCTGGCGTGGCTGGTGCGCTGCCAGCCGGGCCGGGCGGCGGCCGGGGCGCTGCTGGCCTGCCTCTGGATGGTGCTGATGGCGATCGCGCCGTATCTGCTGTCGCGGGCGGTGGACGACGGGCTGGAGCCCGGCGACACGGCCGCGCTGGCGGGCTGGACGGCCGTGCTGCTCGCGGTGGGCGCGCTCAACGCGTGGGTGAGCATCATGCGGCACCGCACGATGACCAGGCTGCGCATGGACGCCTACTTCCGCACCACCAAGGTCGTCGTCGGGCACGCGGCCCGGCTGGGCGCCGCGCTGCCGCGCCGGGTGGGGGCCGGGGAGGTCGTCACCATCGGGGTGGGCGACGTGCACACCATCGCGCAGTCGCTGACGGTGGTCGGGCCCGGCGTCGGGTCGATCGTGGTGTACGTCTTCGTCGCCGGGCTCCTGCTGTCGGTGTCGCCGGTGCTGGCGGCGGTCGTCCTGCTGGGGATGCCGGTGATCGCGGTGCTGGTCGGCCCGCTGATGGCGCGGCTGCAGGGCACGGAGGCGGAGTACCGGGAGCGGCAGGGCGTGCTGACCGCGCGGATCGGCGACCTCGCGGGCGGGCTGCGCGTGCTCAACGGGCTGGGCGGCAAGGGGCTGTTCGCGGACTCCTTCGGCCGGGACTCGCAGCGGCTGCGGGCGCAGGGCTACCGGGTGGGCGCGGTCACCAGCTGGATGCAGGCGCTCGGGGTGGGGCTGCCCACCCTGTTCCTCGCCGCCGTGACCTGGCTCGCGGCCCGGCTGGCCGCCCAGGGCGAGCTGACCGTGGGCGAGTTGGTGGCGGTGTACGGCTATGTCGCCGTCCTGGTCGGCCCGGTGGCGTTCCTCGTCGACATGGGGTACCAGCTCAGCCGCGGCGTGGTGGCCGCCCGGCGCGTCGTACGGCTGCTGCGCACCGAGCCCGACCCGGACACCGGGACCGGCGACGCGCCCGCCGAGCCGTCGGTGCTGCACGACCCCGAGTCGGGTGTGCGGGTGGCTCCGGGCCGGCTGACCGCGCTGGCCGGGGGACGTCACTCGGAGGTGACGGCCGTCGTGGACCGGCTCGGCCGGTACGGCCCCTCGGACGTCACCTGGGGCGGACGGCGGCTGGACGCCGTGCCGTTGGAGCAGGTCAGGGCCCGCGTCCTGGTCGCCGACCACGAGGCCGACCTGTTCGCCGGAAGCCTGCGCGAGGCGGTCTGTGGACGGGGCACGCCCTCGACGGCGGAGGTCGCGCGGGCGGTGCGGGCGGCGGCCGCCGACGACATCGTGCAGGGTCTGCCCGAGGGGCTCGACTCGCCGGTGACCGCTCAGGGCCGCAGTCTCTCCGGCGGCCAGCGGCAGCGGGTACGGCTGGTGCGGGCGCTGCTCGCCGACCCCGAGGTGCTGCTGGCCGTGGAGCCGACGTCGGCGCTGGACGCGCACACGGAGGCGGCGGTCGCGGAGCGGCTGCACGCGTACCGGGCGGGCCGGACCACGCTCGTCAGCAGCACCTCCCCGCTGGTCCTCGACCGCGCGGAGACGGTGCACTACCTGGTGGACGGGAAGGTCGCCGCGACCGGCAGCCACCGCGACCTCCTGCGACGGGAGCCCGGCTACCGCGCGCTGGTGACCCGCGACGCCGACGACACGGAGGAGGCGACCCGATGA